The Acinetobacter shaoyimingii DNA segment ATAATGACGTAAACCTTGAACGGTTGCTGTTGGTAAGCCACATAAAATCATTTGTTTCGGACGTTGACCTTCAGTCAAAGCATCATAACTTTTTGCCATGACATGCGCGCCAAAACTAAATCCGCCTGCGTAGAAAGGCAAGTCAGGATGTAAAGATCTGACATGACCGATGACTGCTAAATTGTCTTCAGTTTCGCCAAAGCCTTCATCATGAACGCCATCACTGTGACCAGAGCCACGAAAACTTGGACGATAAACGACACAACCTTGTTCAGTTAATATCTGAGCCAAAAGTGCGGGTACTTTATGTTGCGGTGTACCACCTTGTAATGGATGAGGGTGACAAACGACAGCAAATCCTTTCACTTCGCCCTGAGGATAGTCAACAAACATCTCAATTTTGCCAACTGGACCTTGAATGAACACTTGTTCAGACATAACTTTACCGATTAGATTGCAGGGGAATTGGGTATTTTAACGACAATATTCAAGAAAAACACCGTTGGTAATAAAATAACTCTACTGTTATAGTTTGATTAATTGTTTTTTGATCAGGTTTATATGCTCGCTTTAATTTCCCCAGCTAAGACTTTAGATTACGAATCCCAAATTCCGTCAGATGTTTACACAATTCCACGTTTATTGAATCATTCCCAGCAACTTATAGACGTAGCAAAAAAATTATCTGCCACTGATATTGCTCAACTCATGACAGTAAGCGAAAAAATTGCCAAACTGAATGTTGAACGTTTTCACGATTGGGAAGCAGATTTTAGCCTTGCCAATGCACGACAAGCCATTTTCGCGTTTAAAGGTGATGTGTATACAGGTTTAGATGCCTATCATCTTAAAGAAGACGATTTGAGTTTTGCACAACAGCATTTACGCATGTTGTCTGGGCTTTACGGTTTACTTCGTCCACTCGATTTAATGATGCCATATCGTTTGGAGATGGGAACAAAACTTCAGAATCCAAAAGGGCATAACCTGTATGAATTTTGGGGCGATAACATTACCAATCTGATCAATTCTGATTTAGCAGAAACTCAATCAGAAATTTTGGTCAATATTGCTTCTGATGAATATTATAAGTCAGTCAAAGAAAGCAAAATTCAAGCTGAGATTATTAAACCTGTATTTTTGGATCAGAAAAATGACAAATACAAAGTCATTAGTTTCTATGCCAAAAAAGCCCGTGGTTTGATGGCACGTTATATCATCGAAAACCAAATTGAAAAAGTGGAAGACTTAAAAGCCTTTAATAGCGAAGGTTATTATTTTGATGCAGACAGTTCTCTCAAGGGTGAATTGGTGTTCAAACGTGATGAACAAGCGGCTTAAAGCAGGTCTTCTATCATTTTGATTACAGGTGCATTCAATGAGTGATATTCAAGATTATTCGAATCGATTTCAAGATCATTGGATGTGCTTTGCCACTGTTTTAGATCTTCCACAAGATATTAGCCAAAACATCTACCGAATATTAAGTACCGCCTATAATGAATCACAACGTGCCTATCATACTTGCCAGCATATTGTGGAATGTTTGAACCTATTACACGATATTCGCGAACATCTTCATGACCCAATTGCTGTTGAAATGGCAATTTGGTTTCATGATGTTGTTTATGACCCAAAGTCATCTGAAAATGAACTGCGCAGTGCCGAACTCATGAAAGATATTTGTTCGAATATTTTAAATGAGGTCAGGCTTAACAAAGTCTATGCGTGGATAGTTGCGACACAACATCATCAACCAACAGATGATGCAGATTTACAGTATCTTCTAGATATTGATCTCGCGATTTTAGCAAGTGAAAAACAAAGATTTGAGCAATATGAACAGCAGATTCGTTTCGAATACGCTTGGGTCGAATCAACTTTATATCAAACGAAGCGACAAGCAGTTTTACAGCATTTTGCACAAATGCAACCGCTGTATCAGACGTCTTATTTCCAACAATATTTTGAAGAACAAGCCAAACTGAATTTACAAGCGGCAATTGATTGTTGATCATTCAATTGTCAATCATCTAAAAAATTGGCCTAAGCGCATCACTGAATATCAATGAAATTCATATAATTTGATTCAGGTTTTATCTCAGGCCAATTCCCACAAGAAGAAATGATTAACCTATTCGATGATTGAGCTCTAAGGATGAGCTGATATCGACGTGATGCTGTAAAACTCATTTGTAGGTTTCTGTTTCGAATCAATTTTTTCATGAATTGCAATGATATACGCACCAGATTGAGGGAGTTTCACTTCTGCTGTACCCAGTGCATTGGTATTCAGTTCAGTCGCTTGTTTTTCACTTTGACCTTGGGACATGATGCTAATTTTTGCATTTTTTAGATTTTGATTATTTTTCTTTACCGTCAATTTAAACGGGGTATTGGCTTTAATTTCATTGGGATGAACTGAAAATTGTATATTCAATCGAGTACTGGAATTTGTCGATATTGGCGTGGTTTTATTTTTGCTTAAATAGCTTTGGATGAGCCATTCACGTGTAATCGTTTCTGTTGCAGGCACTTGCTTATTTTTAAAATCTGACGGAATAACATATTCTCGGTCTTTCAATGCTCCTGCTTGCTCCGCAGGAATGTCGACAAAAATTCTCCATTCATTGTTATAGCGGGTGTATTGGATAGGAAATGTCACTTTTGATGACACATGGTAAGTACCATCTTCAGTCAAAAGGAGATCAAAGACAGTTGCCGATTTTAATGTGGTTTTTGATTGGATGGTTGAATTTTGTTTACTTGGAGACAGTACATTTAAAGTTCCATCTTTTAATGCATGCTCGCTGTCTAGTGCATCTTCGGCAAAACCTGCGATAACAGGAATTTGAGCATTTGCGGTACTAAAACTTAAAGGTGCTAAGTAAGGTTGATGTGCCCAAGTTGCAGACACAGCGCATGACAAAATTGCTGTAATCAAAACATTTTTCATAAAGTTAGCCTAGTTTATGTGTTATTAAAATTTATGTAAATGATAATTATTTACAATAACATTTTAAACTTCGGCAATTCAAGCGAATAGTAAAACAGAATGTACGATTGCAAGGATGAACATTTAGCAATATCGGAATGGTGAATTTTATTGTGTTTTAAATATCTGATATTTCTTGTTTTAAATAAAGAATCTGGGGTAAAAAGGATATTAGGATGAACATTTAGTCGCATTGAGACAGAACGATTCAAATGACTATTGTTAAAATCAAAAAGAATTGAAAGTGATGTCTAAGAATCTTTTTCGGCTTGCACAATCGTTAAATAATCTCTCGAATTTGTTATCTCATTATTTTTAAAAAGTTTATTTAAATAGCGAGATTTCATTTACATTTATTCACTATTTTTTCGTCTGATTCGCATATTTATTGTTGCTAAAATTTGTTTAAATATGCGGATATAAAACTTTAAAAAAGACAATAAAGATGCTTGCCAATATCTTTTCGGCCTTAGAACAATTGGGACTAACGGCACAAAAACGTGCCATCCATGTTCAATTTTCCAATTCCAACTTAAACAGCCAAGTCTTTTTACAACGCATAGACGGACAACATGCCTTAAACGAGGGGTTAAAGGCAGAACTCATCTGTCTGTCGACCAATGCCACCATTTCTTTAAAAGAATTCATTGGTAGCCAGGTGGCGATCGATCAAGTCACAGACAATGGCAAGTTGTTCCGTACTACAGGCATTATTACTGAAGCTGCTCAAGGGCAGAGTGACGGTTCACTCACCTTATATAAACTCACCTTAGAAGACCCAACTTCACTGTGGCATAAACGACGCAATAGCCGTGTGTTTATGAATAAATCCGTGGTGGATGTGGTCGATACACTTTTTCAGGAATGGCAAAACAAAAGCCCATTATTCGCTTCTAGCTTAAGCCTTGATATCAGCGGACTTAAAAACCAGTACGATGTCCGTCCATTCATTATGCAAAGCAATGAAACGGATTACGACTTCCTTACTCGTTTAATGCGCAGTGAAGGCATTAACTGGCTGATTGATGAAGCACAACTCAATGTACCTAATTCATCGGCTTCAATCGAAGCACAAAAACTACGTTTGATCGATGACAACAGTCAATACAACGCACTAGCGCGTCGTAATATTCATTTTCATCGTAGTAGCGCCACTGAACAATACGACAGTATTACCAGTTTTATTGGACAACGCTCCTTACAACCGACCGCAGTTCATGTACAACGCTGGCAAGCCGATGTACTGGAACAAGAAGAAGGGGCAGGTTCAGTCCAAAGCAAACATCAACACAGTCAAAATCAAGACAATGCCAGCTTAGGTTTTAGAGCAAGCATGGCACTTTAGCCCAGCGTGGATGCAAGACTTAAACGGTGAAGACCAAGCCACAGCATCTAGCAACAGCCAAATTGAAAAACTGAATCAAAACCTCAGCAATTATTACGATGCACAAAGCAAACAGTTTATTGCGACCTCTACCGTACGTGATAGTCAGGTGGGTTATTGGTTTGAATTTAACGAACATCCAGAAATCGATCAGCACAGTGGTGCAGACAAAGAATTCCTGATTATCGGTAAGACTTTCTATAACCAGAACAACTTACCCAAAGATCTGAATGATCAAATCAATGCATTACTGGCACAAAGCCAATGGACGCAAAACCGTTTTAATGGTGCAGCCAGCACAAACCTGATTAGCACAACCAGCACCAACCCAAACGACGAACGCCAAGCCAACAGCTTAATCCTGCAACGTCGTAACATCACCACGGTTCCAGAATATAACCCACTGGCGCATCGTCCAGTAGCCCATCCACAACGTGCCAAAGTCGTAGGCCCGGCGGGTGAAGAAATTCATGTGGATGAATGGGGACGCATCAAAGTTCGTTTCTTGTTTACCCGTAACGAAGACCACCAGTTTGATGGCGGTGCAGGCTCAAATAATGACGATACTGACTCTGCTTGGGTGGATGTACTGACTCCATGGGCAGGTGAAGGCTATGGGGCACGTTTCTTACCGCGTATCAATGAAATTGTGGTGATCGACTTCTTTGATGGCAACATCGACCGACCATTTGTGGTGGGACGCATTCACGAAGCACAACGTAGCCCAACCAAATTTGACATTAAAGGCCAACTGCCCGACACCAAAAAGTTAGCAGGGATTCGCTCCAAAGAAGTTCAAGGTGAAGGCTTTGGTCAACTCCGTTTTGATGACACTACAGGACAAATCTCAACCCAACTACAAAGTAGTCATGGGGCAACACAACTCAACCTAGGTAACTTAAGCCACCCTAAAGACACAGCAGAGAGTGAAGGCCGAGGCGAAGGTTTCGAGCTGAGAACGGATCAATGGGGTGCAGTTCGGGCTGGAGAAGGTTTATTGGTTTCGACCTACAAACAGGATGCCGCAAAAGGTGATCATTTAGCGGCAGAAGAAGCGAAAAAACAATTAGAAGCCAGCCAGACCAATACTAAGGCATTAAGTGATATTGCCAAACAGCAACAAACTGATGAAATTGAATCGGTTGAACAACTGAAAGAGTTTGCAGCGCAGATTCAACAAAAAATCGCCAAGTTTGAAAAAGCTGTACTTTTACTTAGCTCACCAGATGGAATTGCGTTGAGTACGCCAGAGAGCATTCATGTCTCTGCTGATGCACAAATTAACTATAGCGCTGGTGACAGTATTAATATGAGTACCCAGAAGAATCTGATTGCTCAGGCACAAAATAAAATCAGTCTGTTTGCAGCACAATCTGGTGCGCGAGTGATTGCAGCACAAGGAAAAGTTGAGATTCAAGCGCAGTCGAATGCATTAGATGTTCTGGCGAAGCAAGGAATAAAAATTTCATCGACAGATGATCGAATTGAAATTAGTAGTCCGAAAGAGATTGTGATTACAGGTGCTAGCTCACAAATTACTTTAAATGGATCGGGGATTTTTCCGAAGACTGGTGGGAAGTTTGAGGTTAGGGCAGGGCAGCATTTGTTTATGTCTGGCTCAGGAGCAAATGTGTTATCGAAACTTCCTCCACCACCAAAGCGTGGTCAAGGTGTATTAGAGCTTATTCACGACTATGCACATGGAGAATTTGTTAAACAGGGCAGTTATACCGTAATTGATGCTTTAGGCCAACAATTCAAAGGTCAATTGGATGATAAAGGATTTGTAAGAGTTTCAGGATTAGCTACAGGTGCAGCAAAAGTTATATTTGGCGATGATGAAAGAAATCCTTGGGATGAGTCTAGTGATTTTAAACGACCTCCAATGTGGCCGAATGAAAACGATCCTGATTTACAGCAAACGAAAGGCAGTGGTGAGTCTGTATCAAATAATGCAATTCAAGAAGCCAAGCAGATACTAGGCAATATCCTCACTAATCCAGCATCAGTTTTGAATATGATGAATACTGCAAAACAATTGAAGGAAGGTGGAAGTAAAGCTTTATTATCTTCTGTACAGCATAACCTTACTTCACAAATAACCCATCAAGTGACTAATATTTTACCTACCAATGATGATTTAAATGTTATTTCGGGTATTAATGGAAATATTAATTTATCGACGTCTGATAATCCGTTAAGACAAACATCGAATAAAAAACAAACTTTAAGCAATTCATCAAATACGTATAACATGATGAGTTTAACAAATACATCAAATTAGAGAATAATAAGATGGGCATAGCACCTAAAACTACGACTCCAAAAAAAGCCGTTAAAACTCCAGCACAAAAACAGAGTGTGAGAACAGGCACTGGTATGGTTGCAGTAGCGCCTTTAAATACCATTACTCTTGCGGATGTAAGTGCTGGAACAAAGAAAATTGATAAGTGGTTAAAGGATAATACTGGTGGTATAGTTGATTTAGAGACATTACAAAATGTCGCTGGGTCATTGCCCATTATTGGAAACATTATAGCTTTAACTGATGCTGTATATGACGTTATTGAAATTACAAAAAAAACGACAACAGAGTTTCCAGATTGGTTAAATTTAGGTATCGATTTATTGGGTATTATACCTCTACCACCGGGTATGGCTGCTTCACGGATGGCTCTTCGCCCGGCTTTAAAAAAACTTAAAGGACAAAACTTAAAAAAGGATATTTCTGATACGGTTATTGTTTTATTGACAAATCATGTAAATGAGAAAGTGGCGGGTGAATTAGATAAGTTTGCGGACAAAGCACAACCGTTGGTCAAGAAGACTGTCACGGATTGTGGAAACAAAGGTAAAGAGCTGGGTAATAATTTTGCGAATGGCTTAAGTAAAATTGTTTCAGGACAATTATTTGATACAGATAAAGATTTAAATGTTGCAAAAAAAAGTTTTGAAAATTTAGCAAAAACAGATATTTTACGTAATCCTGGTAAAGCTGCATCACACGGTTTAGTTTTACTCGTAAGTGCTCAAAGTATAGGTCACAAGACAGTAGCAAATACGGTTGGTGGTCAGGCGACAAAATTAATAAGTGCTGATACAAAAGTAAAGATTAATAAACAAATTACTAAATTTAGAACTTTTAGCAATTCTGTCCCAAATAAATTGGCTCCTTTGGCAGATCCAAATAAAGCAATGAGTTTTTCGTGGTTATTGGATAAACTCAGTGTTGCTGCAAGAAATTTCAAGAAAAAAAATGGTAAAAAAACTGCACCTATTAAACAGAATCAAACCACACAAAAAGATAAAAAAAGACCAAATGGTGAGTTGGAAACCATTCAAAATCAGGCAAATGCAAAAAATAATCCTAATGATAGTTGTGAGTTGAATACCACAGGAGCAAATGGAAATAAATCAAAATCTACAACTAAAACTAAAAAGAGTATTACTTATGCTTTAGGCACGGAGTTTTTAACTCATGTTGATGCGTTCGAATTTGAAATTTCCAGTTTTGTTCTTTCTCGAAGATATGCTTCAAATCTATATCAATTAGATGATGGCGTATTCGGAGCTCGATGGATTACACCATTTACGACTCAAATTTTGCCAAAAACAGAGTATATGTCTGATGAAAATAGTCAGATTGGTGAAATTAAAAAATTAAAAGGATTACAGTATATAGGAGCAGATGCTAGACCGATTTCACTAGCAGACTTAAAAGTAGGAGATAGTATTCATGACCAACAAGAGGGTTTCTACTACAGTGTAATTTCAGATACTGTACAAATGATTTCGTTTGGAACTGATGAAAAGCATTATTTTGAAAAATATTTAGATGTTTATCGGCTTTCTGTTATTGAATATAAAAATGGAATGACTGCTGCTATTCGTTATGATCATATTATTGATAATAAATCATATATTTCAGATATTTTAATCAAACATAATCATCAGATTCTTTTACATATTGGTTTCAAAATTAATGTGAATGGAAAAGTAGAAGATATTTGGTCAATTGAGAAAGGAAGCCTAAAAAGACCACTAGCGAGTTATATCTATGACAAAAAAGGTGATTTGATTGAGGCAATCACTGAAAATGCTGCTAAATATGAATATGAATATGATCATCATTTATTGACACGTTATACCGACTTAACAGGTCGTGGAATGAATTTGGAATATGATGGGATTGAACCAAATTCAAAAGCATTTCATGAGTGGGCAGATGATGGTAGTTCTGAAGTTCGTTTGGAATGGGATGAAAATATTCGTCTAACTTATGTGATTGATGCTTATGGTAACGAAACTGAATATTACTATGATATTAATGGATATACCTACCGTATCGTTT contains these protein-coding regions:
- a CDS encoding HD domain-containing protein, with the translated sequence MSDIQDYSNRFQDHWMCFATVLDLPQDISQNIYRILSTAYNESQRAYHTCQHIVECLNLLHDIREHLHDPIAVEMAIWFHDVVYDPKSSENELRSAELMKDICSNILNEVRLNKVYAWIVATQHHQPTDDADLQYLLDIDLAILASEKQRFEQYEQQIRFEYAWVESTLYQTKRQAVLQHFAQMQPLYQTSYFQQYFEEQAKLNLQAAIDC
- a CDS encoding DUF4198 domain-containing protein, yielding MKNVLITAILSCAVSATWAHQPYLAPLSFSTANAQIPVIAGFAEDALDSEHALKDGTLNVLSPSKQNSTIQSKTTLKSATVFDLLLTEDGTYHVSSKVTFPIQYTRYNNEWRIFVDIPAEQAGALKDREYVIPSDFKNKQVPATETITREWLIQSYLSKNKTTPISTNSSTRLNIQFSVHPNEIKANTPFKLTVKKNNQNLKNAKISIMSQGQSEKQATELNTNALGTAEVKLPQSGAYIIAIHEKIDSKQKPTNEFYSITSISAHP
- a CDS encoding alpha/beta hydrolase yields the protein MSEQVFIQGPVGKIEMFVDYPQGEVKGFAVVCHPHPLQGGTPQHKVPALLAQILTEQGCVVYRPSFRGSGHSDGVHDEGFGETEDNLAVIGHVRSLHPDLPFYAGGFSFGAHVMAKSYDALTEGQRPKQMILCGLPTATVQGLRHYVTPEIKGDILFIHGEADDITLLSDLIVWAKPQRHLLTVLPGANHFFTGYLKQLRIAISRFLLIA
- the yaaA gene encoding peroxide stress protein YaaA, yielding MLALISPAKTLDYESQIPSDVYTIPRLLNHSQQLIDVAKKLSATDIAQLMTVSEKIAKLNVERFHDWEADFSLANARQAIFAFKGDVYTGLDAYHLKEDDLSFAQQHLRMLSGLYGLLRPLDLMMPYRLEMGTKLQNPKGHNLYEFWGDNITNLINSDLAETQSEILVNIASDEYYKSVKESKIQAEIIKPVFLDQKNDKYKVISFYAKKARGLMARYIIENQIEKVEDLKAFNSEGYYFDADSSLKGELVFKRDEQAA